A window of Belonocnema kinseyi isolate 2016_QV_RU_SX_M_011 chromosome 9, B_treatae_v1, whole genome shotgun sequence contains these coding sequences:
- the LOC117180374 gene encoding esterase E4-like — protein MKWVDTLSSKLKSPVFFYNFGYEGADTIIKAFQTHSGDAKVGHAEELTYLFPQNSVHLRGSDTSTSEILIDLWTSFAINGKPTSNLLPNPDMWTPYKDNMSYLEISGSLNKSGPEVILKHSYFPERMNFWKKNSN, from the exons ATGAAGTGGGTGGATACTTTGTCAAGCAAATTGAAAAGTCCTgtctttttctataattttggatATGAAGGAGCTGATACTATTATCAAGGCCTTTCAAACACATTCCGGAGATGCTAAAGTAGGTCACGCTGAAGAACTCACTTATCTTTTCCCACAAAATTCAGTTCATCTTAGAGGGTCAGACACAAGTACATCTGAAATATTGATTGATCTCTGGACATCGTTTGCTATTAATGG aaaaccaaCGTCAAACCTTCTACCAAATCCTGATATGTGGACACCTTATAAGGATAATATGagttatcttgaaatttctggCAGTCTCAATAAAAGTGGACCAGAAGTGATCCTGAAACATTCTTACTTTCCTGAACGCATGAATTTTTGGAAGAAGAATTCGAATTAA